One window of the Pseudomonas knackmussii B13 genome contains the following:
- a CDS encoding AMP-binding protein, translated as MQLKDFAKDKSPIEMLYHWEEQSPDAIYLRQPVMGKWREYSWAETGDHVRRMANALKTLRLERGDKIAILSKNCAEWVITDLALQFAGLISVPLYVDQSTESLGYVLQHSEAKAIFVGKLDEPVWKRLKSSIPQSVLKIGFSFHGADCDFQRGGEVDYLLPDLITNHEPLPGRPVPHDDDIWTIIYTSGTTGLPKGAVHCYRAPRHVGHHALAVFGFSARDRTLSFLPLAHVAERLLVASNSLYAGMQINFTQSLKTFQADLCAVRPTFFFSVPRLWKKFQDNILERMPQSRLDKMLAVPMLGTLVARQVRKALGLDCARIIVSGAASLSPALQQWYGRIGLHIAEGYGMTENFAYGFIGRPGEHRPGTVGRAMPESGAKLSEEGEILFKCPTLMQCYYKEPEKSREALDDEGYYRTGDLGQLDDDGYLRITGRIKELFKTEKGEYVAPAPIEAKLASFKGFEQICLIGSGLSQPVAIVTLSQPFLRAKRCELSSEIGAFVEQINLQLLNHEKISGVVVSIRDWSPDSGLVTPTLKVKRNIIEAQYAELAQRFADSHERVLWESI; from the coding sequence ATGCAGCTGAAAGATTTCGCCAAGGACAAGTCCCCTATCGAAATGCTCTACCACTGGGAGGAGCAAAGCCCCGATGCCATCTATCTCCGTCAACCTGTAATGGGAAAGTGGCGTGAGTACAGTTGGGCCGAGACTGGTGATCATGTTCGGCGCATGGCGAATGCACTGAAAACGCTGAGGCTGGAGCGCGGCGACAAGATCGCGATCCTGTCGAAGAACTGTGCGGAATGGGTGATAACCGACCTCGCGCTGCAGTTTGCCGGTCTGATAAGCGTGCCGTTGTATGTCGATCAATCGACTGAATCGCTTGGCTATGTGTTGCAGCACTCGGAGGCGAAGGCGATCTTCGTCGGCAAGTTGGATGAACCCGTGTGGAAACGCCTGAAATCCAGCATCCCCCAATCGGTTTTGAAGATTGGCTTCTCTTTCCACGGCGCCGACTGCGACTTCCAGCGCGGCGGCGAGGTGGACTACCTGCTACCGGACTTGATAACCAATCATGAACCGCTGCCGGGTCGACCGGTGCCGCATGACGACGACATCTGGACCATCATCTACACCTCCGGCACAACAGGCCTCCCAAAGGGCGCGGTGCACTGTTACCGCGCACCACGGCATGTAGGCCACCATGCCCTCGCGGTATTTGGTTTCTCGGCCCGCGACCGAACCCTTTCCTTTCTGCCACTTGCGCATGTCGCAGAGCGTCTACTTGTGGCTAGCAACAGCCTGTATGCGGGTATGCAGATCAACTTCACCCAGTCCTTGAAGACATTTCAAGCCGACCTCTGCGCCGTGCGCCCGACCTTCTTCTTCTCAGTGCCTCGGTTATGGAAAAAATTCCAGGACAATATCCTTGAGCGCATGCCGCAATCCCGCCTGGACAAGATGCTGGCTGTGCCGATGCTCGGCACACTGGTCGCACGCCAGGTGCGCAAGGCGCTTGGGCTTGATTGTGCGCGGATCATCGTCTCCGGCGCCGCCTCGCTGTCACCCGCACTGCAGCAGTGGTATGGCCGTATTGGCCTTCATATCGCGGAGGGCTATGGCATGACTGAGAACTTCGCCTATGGCTTCATCGGACGCCCGGGAGAACATCGTCCCGGCACCGTCGGCAGGGCCATGCCGGAAAGTGGTGCCAAGCTTAGCGAAGAAGGCGAGATATTGTTCAAGTGCCCCACGTTGATGCAGTGCTATTACAAGGAACCAGAAAAGAGTCGTGAAGCCCTCGATGACGAGGGCTATTACCGCACCGGCGACCTCGGTCAACTCGATGATGACGGCTACCTGCGAATCACTGGACGGATCAAGGAACTGTTCAAGACAGAGAAAGGCGAATATGTCGCCCCCGCGCCAATTGAGGCCAAACTGGCCTCCTTCAAGGGGTTTGAGCAGATATGTCTGATTGGTTCCGGGCTCAGCCAGCCGGTAGCAATAGTTACGCTGTCACAGCCTTTTCTACGCGCCAAGCGTTGCGAACTTAGCAGTGAAATAGGTGCCTTCGTTGAGCAGATCAACCTGCAGTTGCTCAACCACGAAAAAATCTCCGGGGTAGTAGTTTCGATTCGCGACTGGTCTCCAGATTCAGGGCTGGTAACACCGACACTCAAAGTCAAACGCAACATTATCGAAGCTCAGTACGCTGAATTGGCACAGCGATTTGCCGACTCGCACGAGCGTGTTCTTTGGGAAAGCATCTGA
- a CDS encoding MFS transporter, with the protein MKPRAAPNAVRLGVQPERAASSGLVVDAPSVRTKLRRLTAVSSVLAAMVLVVLNTAIANMALPTIAQSLQVSPALSIWIITANQAALLMALLPCAALGESLGYRRVFSWGVALFLVATVLCAMAPTLPWLIAARLLQGLGGAAVMALGIALLRQVVPSQQLGAAIGWNALAVALSSAAGPAMGAAILNVADWPWLFAVLFPFGLWAMLAALALPAVAGTARKVDLLSIALNAGTFAPLVIAAGIITEHPLLAAALLAISAIQLTLLVKREKQRKAPLIPLDLLRSYSFRISVIASVLCFAGQTAGLVALPFYLQHSLGQDVLVTGLYMIPWPLTVALAAPLAGRLSNRWSTARFCFVGGICLSIGLGGAALWPLQENLMMLVPLTMLCGLGFGLFNVANNRNMFLAAPVSRSGAAGGMQGTARLLGQTAGAVTMTLLFNLFPADSVPQIALGAGALLNLFAALMSRLQGTRT; encoded by the coding sequence ATGAAGCCCCGCGCTGCCCCAAACGCCGTCCGCCTCGGCGTACAGCCTGAACGGGCGGCGTCTTCGGGGCTTGTCGTTGATGCGCCATCGGTTCGGACAAAACTGAGGCGCCTGACCGCCGTCAGCTCAGTGTTGGCCGCCATGGTGCTGGTGGTGCTCAACACGGCGATAGCCAACATGGCACTGCCAACGATCGCTCAGTCGCTGCAAGTGTCGCCTGCGCTGTCCATCTGGATAATCACGGCCAACCAGGCGGCGCTCCTGATGGCTTTGCTGCCCTGTGCGGCGCTGGGTGAAAGCCTTGGCTACCGTCGGGTATTCAGTTGGGGGGTGGCGCTCTTCTTGGTCGCCACTGTGCTGTGCGCAATGGCCCCAACGCTGCCGTGGCTCATCGCCGCGCGATTGCTTCAGGGGCTGGGAGGCGCGGCAGTCATGGCGCTCGGAATCGCACTGCTTCGCCAAGTGGTGCCGAGCCAACAACTGGGCGCCGCGATCGGCTGGAATGCACTTGCGGTTGCACTGTCATCGGCAGCCGGACCCGCAATGGGGGCAGCGATTCTCAACGTGGCAGACTGGCCATGGCTCTTTGCTGTGCTGTTCCCCTTCGGCCTCTGGGCGATGCTGGCCGCCCTTGCGTTACCTGCTGTGGCCGGCACCGCGCGCAAAGTGGATCTGTTGAGCATTGCATTGAATGCAGGGACCTTTGCGCCGCTGGTCATCGCCGCTGGAATCATCACTGAGCACCCATTGCTGGCTGCAGCGCTGCTGGCCATCTCTGCCATTCAACTGACGCTGCTGGTCAAGCGGGAAAAGCAAAGGAAAGCGCCGCTGATTCCGCTTGACCTGCTCAGGTCCTACTCATTCCGCATTTCAGTTATTGCTTCGGTGCTCTGCTTTGCTGGTCAGACCGCAGGCTTGGTGGCGCTGCCTTTCTACCTCCAGCACAGCCTTGGCCAAGACGTGCTGGTGACAGGCCTCTACATGATTCCCTGGCCTTTAACCGTCGCGTTAGCAGCTCCGCTAGCTGGTCGTCTTTCAAACCGATGGTCGACTGCCCGGTTTTGTTTCGTAGGTGGCATTTGTCTTTCGATAGGGCTGGGCGGGGCCGCGCTTTGGCCTTTGCAGGAAAACCTCATGATGCTGGTGCCGCTCACCATGCTCTGCGGTCTCGGCTTCGGCCTTTTCAACGTCGCCAATAATCGCAATATGTTCCTCGCTGCGCCTGTAAGCCGGAGTGGCGCTGCAGGGGGTATGCAGGGCACCGCTCGCTTGCTCGGGCAAACTGCTGGCGCGGTCACCATGACGCTGCTCTTCAATCTGTTCCCCGCCGACTCTGTGCCTCAGATCGCCCTGGGTGCTGGAGCTCTTTTGAACTTGTTCGCTGCTCTGATGAGTAGGTTGCAAGGCACGCGGACCTAA
- a CDS encoding LysR family transcriptional regulator, which produces MSNLDLNLLITLDAVLAEGSVTRAAKRLRLSPSAMSRALARLRETTGDPLLVRAGRGLVPTPRAIELRDRVGQLVRDAQEVLRPAEFLDLSKLDRTFAIRTSEGFAESFGPALIARIGEQAPGVRLFFMQKPDKDSKPLRDGVVDLETGVIDLTSAPELRGQSLFRDNYVGVVRSGHPLSRGQITPEKYAAGTHISVSREGIEKGPIDDALLPLGLERKIATIVGGFSTALGLARGSDMIASVPERHTASLREGMYSFALPFRTPEFTVSLLWHPRFSADPAHRWLRSLILDVCGKSE; this is translated from the coding sequence ATGTCGAATCTGGACCTGAATCTGCTCATTACCCTCGACGCGGTGCTCGCCGAAGGAAGTGTTACGCGTGCGGCCAAGCGCTTGCGGCTCAGTCCCTCGGCGATGAGCCGGGCGCTTGCTCGGCTCAGAGAAACCACGGGAGATCCGCTTTTGGTCAGGGCGGGGCGGGGGCTCGTTCCTACTCCCAGGGCTATCGAACTTCGTGATCGCGTTGGTCAGCTGGTTCGGGATGCGCAGGAGGTTTTGCGCCCAGCCGAGTTTCTGGACCTGTCAAAACTCGACAGGACGTTCGCGATCAGGACCAGCGAGGGATTTGCCGAGAGTTTTGGCCCCGCGCTTATAGCCCGTATTGGGGAGCAGGCCCCTGGAGTACGGCTGTTCTTCATGCAAAAGCCAGACAAAGACAGCAAGCCATTGCGCGATGGCGTCGTCGATCTCGAAACCGGAGTTATAGATCTGACCTCGGCGCCAGAACTGAGGGGTCAGTCTTTGTTCAGGGATAATTACGTCGGCGTCGTACGATCCGGGCATCCATTGAGTCGCGGCCAAATCACGCCGGAAAAGTATGCTGCGGGCACGCATATCTCCGTGTCGCGTGAAGGGATAGAAAAAGGCCCCATAGATGACGCGCTGCTGCCACTTGGTTTGGAGCGAAAAATAGCCACGATCGTCGGTGGCTTCTCGACCGCGCTGGGGCTGGCCCGGGGATCGGACATGATCGCCAGCGTTCCCGAGCGCCATACCGCGAGTTTGCGCGAGGGGATGTATAGCTTTGCGCTTCCTTTTCGGACTCCGGAGTTCACCGTTTCACTGCTTTGGCATCCGCGATTCAGCGCTGATCCGGCTCATCGATGGCTTCGAAGCCTCATTCTCGATGTCTGTGGAAAGAGCGAATAG
- a CDS encoding diiron oxygenase — protein sequence MNTIATLPRSGSGNAARYAQIVRSSKKAEWQIDRDLLQGRSFDFSRKFLPDGLSQIDRLTFLAADEARLLSQIQGRTYAYVFGLVERFISAKMLDQGRAHVFDDQFALEALVRFSNDEIKHQELFRRMDTMIGSQLPAGYRQVADPNDVARAVLAASTWSVLALTCHIELFVQAHYVQSIAPHEELCPLFKDVFKFHWKDESRHVVLDELEWKAEHAKLSPDEHDQAVNDLIALVAAVDGILQAQSASDADYFLRNVSRSLSVDESAQIKASVLSAYRWQYIVSGVQHPHFGRLLASMTTPAQLSRIQAALAPIMGN from the coding sequence ATGAACACCATCGCGACCTTGCCACGCTCAGGTTCGGGCAACGCCGCCCGTTATGCTCAGATCGTCAGGTCATCGAAGAAAGCGGAATGGCAGATCGATCGCGATTTGCTGCAGGGCCGGAGTTTCGACTTCTCGCGCAAGTTCTTGCCCGACGGACTGTCGCAGATCGACCGCCTCACCTTTCTCGCCGCGGACGAGGCGCGCTTGCTCAGTCAGATTCAGGGCCGAACCTATGCGTATGTCTTTGGCCTGGTCGAGCGCTTCATCAGTGCCAAAATGCTTGATCAAGGTCGCGCCCATGTATTTGACGATCAATTCGCCCTTGAAGCGCTGGTGCGCTTTTCCAACGACGAGATCAAGCACCAGGAGCTGTTCCGGCGCATGGATACGATGATTGGTTCGCAATTGCCTGCGGGATATCGCCAAGTTGCCGATCCAAACGATGTAGCGCGCGCGGTACTGGCGGCCAGCACCTGGTCGGTGCTGGCGCTGACTTGTCATATAGAGCTGTTTGTTCAAGCGCACTACGTGCAAAGCATCGCCCCGCACGAGGAGTTGTGCCCGCTGTTCAAGGATGTTTTCAAGTTTCACTGGAAGGATGAAAGCCGGCACGTCGTACTCGATGAGCTGGAGTGGAAGGCAGAGCACGCGAAACTCTCGCCCGACGAGCACGACCAGGCAGTCAACGATCTGATCGCGCTGGTGGCGGCCGTCGACGGAATCCTGCAGGCACAATCGGCATCCGATGCCGACTACTTTCTTCGAAACGTCTCACGATCGCTCAGTGTCGACGAGTCAGCGCAAATCAAAGCCTCCGTGCTGAGCGCCTACCGCTGGCAATACATTGTCTCGGGCGTGCAGCATCCACACTTTGGCCGGCTGCTTGCGTCCATGACAACGCCAGCACAGTTGTCCAGGATTCAGGCCGCACTGGCACCCATCATGGGCAACTGA
- a CDS encoding AraC family transcriptional regulator, giving the protein MLDALSDVLRVIRLSGGVFLEAEFTAPWCISGRISADDCKPFLAVPRHVIASHFVAAGRMQLRIGEGTIIEVQAGELVLLPRNDAHSFGSDLDIAPMPASEVIQPPEVGDISRIKYGGGGEATQLLCGFLASETPFSPLLSSLPSVLKLDVRATASGAWIESSFRFAVSEIAAGRVGSTTVIAKLSELLFVEAVGQYVASLPAERRGWLAALRDPHIGRALALLHARPTESWTAEALALEVGMSRSVFAERFTAVVGQPPMQYLTLWRMHVAAQLLREGRGNVAQIGFAVGYESEAAFSRAFKRQFGTSPGTWRRQSA; this is encoded by the coding sequence TTGTTGGATGCGCTTTCTGATGTCTTGCGAGTGATTCGGCTGTCTGGAGGGGTCTTCCTCGAGGCGGAATTCACTGCGCCCTGGTGCATCAGCGGACGCATCTCCGCGGACGATTGCAAACCGTTCCTGGCGGTACCCCGCCATGTCATCGCATCGCATTTCGTCGCAGCGGGGCGCATGCAATTGCGAATCGGAGAGGGGACCATCATCGAGGTGCAGGCAGGTGAACTCGTTCTGCTTCCCCGCAATGACGCCCATTCCTTCGGCAGCGACCTGGACATTGCGCCCATGCCGGCGAGCGAAGTCATCCAGCCGCCGGAAGTCGGCGATATCTCACGAATCAAGTACGGCGGCGGCGGCGAGGCCACACAGCTACTGTGCGGATTCCTCGCTTCTGAAACCCCCTTCAGTCCATTGCTTTCGTCACTGCCGTCGGTATTGAAACTGGACGTACGCGCGACGGCTTCGGGGGCCTGGATTGAGAGCTCGTTCCGTTTCGCCGTCAGTGAGATTGCGGCGGGACGCGTCGGCTCGACAACGGTCATCGCCAAGCTATCCGAACTGCTGTTTGTCGAAGCCGTCGGCCAGTATGTCGCCAGCCTCCCCGCTGAACGCCGCGGGTGGCTGGCAGCGTTGCGAGATCCGCATATCGGGCGCGCACTGGCGCTGCTCCATGCTCGTCCGACCGAGAGTTGGACTGCAGAGGCCCTGGCTCTGGAAGTGGGCATGTCACGTTCGGTATTCGCGGAGCGATTCACGGCAGTGGTCGGACAGCCACCGATGCAATACCTGACGCTATGGCGTATGCACGTGGCGGCTCAACTCCTGCGCGAAGGCCGTGGCAATGTGGCGCAAATTGGCTTTGCGGTGGGCTACGAATCCGAAGCCGCGTTCAGTCGCGCATTCAAACGCCAATTCGGCACATCACCCGGCACTTGGCGCAGACAATCGGCTTGA
- a CDS encoding LysR family transcriptional regulator, whose amino-acid sequence MHFDLADLRLIAAIANTGSLSKAAASVPVAISAASNRLRLFEERCGVALFARRSDGMTLTPTGRLVLEASQRVLREAQQLDDTLRDQALTTTGSPRRLLAKGEGKPIALLDWQGQLWMALMQMPQLMREEGRGRRRWWKGSSG is encoded by the coding sequence ATGCACTTCGACCTCGCCGACCTGCGGTTGATCGCGGCCATCGCCAACACCGGCAGCCTGAGCAAGGCGGCGGCCTCGGTTCCGGTGGCGATCTCGGCGGCGAGCAATCGACTGCGCCTGTTCGAAGAGCGCTGCGGCGTTGCACTGTTTGCGCGCCGGAGCGACGGCATGACCCTGACCCCGACCGGGCGCCTGGTGCTGGAGGCCAGCCAACGGGTCTTGCGCGAGGCGCAGCAACTCGACGACACCCTGCGCGACCAAGCACTAACGACCACCGGAAGTCCGCGCCGCCTGCTGGCAAAAGGCGAGGGCAAGCCGATAGCGCTGCTGGATTGGCAAGGCCAACTGTGGATGGCGCTGATGCAGATGCCGCAGCTGATGCGGGAGGAAGGGCGGGGCAGGCGGAGGTGGTGGAAAGGAAGTAGTGGCTGA
- a CDS encoding DMT family transporter — protein sequence MNKLTSLYQRSLQNGVLFAVLSATGFSLKAVFVKLCYAAAPVDAVTVLAIRMGLALPLFLWLVWLSKGPRLSGADGLRILLLGLVGYYLSSLFDFFGLQYISAGLERLILFTYPTLVLLLQMALTRKRPGLRTLAAMGLCYLGLGVALVHDIKVQSSDGQILLGALWVFASAVTYALYYVGTSAVVGRIGSMRLSGLAGAASAVMVLIHYAVSADVHQLATLPNAVWMHGALMALFSTVLPIYWMALAIQRMGATHAAAFGNLGPVLTVFASWALLNEAISLYQIAGLALVLFGVSRLSSAKAAPAKVTPQRSPEPAD from the coding sequence ATGAACAAACTGACTTCCCTCTACCAGCGCAGCCTGCAGAACGGCGTGCTGTTCGCCGTGCTGTCCGCCACCGGTTTCAGCCTCAAGGCGGTCTTCGTGAAGCTGTGCTATGCCGCCGCCCCGGTGGACGCCGTTACCGTCCTGGCCATCCGCATGGGCCTGGCGCTGCCGCTGTTCCTCTGGCTGGTGTGGCTGAGCAAGGGGCCGCGGCTGTCGGGGGCCGATGGCCTGCGCATCCTGCTGCTCGGGCTGGTCGGCTATTACCTCTCCAGCCTGTTCGACTTCTTTGGCCTGCAGTACATCAGCGCCGGCCTGGAGCGGCTGATCCTCTTCACTTACCCGACGCTGGTCCTGCTGCTGCAGATGGCCCTGACGCGCAAGCGGCCGGGCCTGCGCACCCTGGCTGCCATGGGCCTGTGCTACCTCGGCCTGGGCGTTGCCCTGGTGCACGACATCAAGGTGCAGAGCAGCGACGGGCAGATCCTGCTGGGCGCCCTCTGGGTGTTCGCCAGCGCCGTGACCTACGCGCTGTATTACGTGGGCACGTCGGCGGTGGTGGGGCGCATCGGCTCGATGCGGCTGTCGGGGCTGGCCGGCGCCGCCTCGGCGGTGATGGTGCTGATTCACTACGCCGTGAGCGCCGACGTGCACCAGTTGGCCACGCTGCCGAACGCGGTGTGGATGCACGGCGCGCTGATGGCGCTGTTCTCCACCGTGTTGCCGATCTACTGGATGGCGCTGGCCATCCAGCGCATGGGCGCGACCCACGCAGCTGCGTTCGGCAACCTCGGGCCGGTGCTGACCGTGTTCGCTTCCTGGGCGCTGCTCAACGAGGCGATTTCGCTGTACCAGATCGCGGGGTTGGCGCTGGTGCTGTTCGGTGTGTCGCGGTTGTCTTCGGCCAAGGCCGCGCCGGCGAAGGTCACGCCACAACGGAGCCCCGAGCCCGCCGATTGA
- the cynR gene encoding transcriptional regulator CynR — protein MLLRHLRYLLAVADNGGFTRAAEALHVSQPTLSQQIRQLEETLGVTLFDRTSRTVKPTDAGQAYIECARRVLVELEAGRRALHDVKDLSRGTLRLAMTPTFMAYLVGPLVRHYLARYPNIHLELFELPMSEIETGLADDSLDLAIAFDGVRSADIESIPAFTETLGLMVGKAHPLYDSQAVLSAEQVAQLEFALLTPEYITRARIDEYFVESRIAPKVAIEVNSVSTLLEVVRHTAMATLLPEAIATGERALRKIPLEVAAPKRGAAVLRRRNNYHSAASVAFMELLLGSDLAALAGA, from the coding sequence ATGCTGCTGCGACATCTGCGTTACCTGCTGGCCGTTGCCGACAACGGCGGCTTTACCCGCGCCGCCGAAGCGCTGCACGTCTCCCAGCCGACGCTGTCGCAGCAGATCCGGCAGCTGGAAGAGACCCTCGGCGTCACCCTGTTCGACCGAACTTCGCGCACGGTCAAGCCGACCGATGCGGGCCAGGCGTACATCGAATGTGCGCGGCGGGTGCTGGTGGAACTGGAGGCGGGCAGGCGCGCGCTGCATGACGTGAAGGACTTGTCCCGCGGCACCCTGCGCCTGGCCATGACCCCGACCTTCATGGCGTATCTGGTCGGGCCGCTGGTGCGCCACTACCTGGCGCGCTACCCGAACATCCACCTGGAGCTCTTCGAGCTGCCGATGTCCGAGATCGAAACCGGCCTGGCGGACGATTCGCTGGACCTGGCGATTGCCTTCGATGGGGTGAGGAGTGCCGACATCGAGTCGATCCCGGCATTCACCGAAACCCTGGGGCTGATGGTGGGCAAGGCCCACCCGCTATACGACAGCCAGGCTGTCCTGAGCGCCGAGCAGGTGGCGCAGCTGGAATTCGCGCTGCTGACGCCGGAATACATCACCCGCGCGCGCATCGACGAATACTTCGTCGAGTCGCGGATCGCGCCCAAGGTGGCGATAGAGGTGAACTCGGTGAGCACGCTGCTGGAAGTCGTCCGGCACACCGCCATGGCCACCCTGCTTCCGGAGGCCATCGCCACCGGCGAGCGGGCCCTGCGCAAGATTCCACTGGAAGTGGCGGCGCCGAAGCGCGGGGCGGCTGTGCTGCGGCGCAGGAACAACTATCACAGCGCGGCGTCGGTGGCCTTCATGGAGCTGCTGCTCGGCAGCGACCTCGCCGCATTGGCAGGGGCTTGA
- the cynS gene encoding cyanase: protein MQQSHAYNDASLALTTQILDAKARKNLSWQDLADGTGLGLAYVTAALLGQHPLPQSAAEVIGDKLELDADAVARLQIIPLRGSLSGVPTDPTIYRFYEMIQIYGTTLKALVHEQFGDGIISAINFKLGLQKVEDPEGGSRAVITLDGKFLPLRPF, encoded by the coding sequence ATGCAACAGTCCCACGCCTACAACGATGCAAGCCTGGCCCTGACCACCCAGATCCTCGATGCCAAAGCGCGCAAGAACCTGTCCTGGCAGGACCTGGCCGACGGCACCGGCCTTGGCCTGGCCTATGTCACCGCCGCCCTGCTCGGCCAGCACCCGCTGCCGCAGAGCGCCGCCGAAGTCATCGGCGACAAGCTCGAGCTGGACGCCGACGCCGTGGCCCGCCTGCAGATCATCCCGCTGCGCGGCAGCCTCTCGGGCGTGCCGACCGACCCGACCATCTACCGCTTCTACGAGATGATCCAGATCTACGGCACCACCCTGAAGGCGCTGGTCCACGAGCAGTTCGGCGACGGCATCATCAGCGCCATCAACTTCAAGCTTGGCCTGCAGAAGGTCGAGGACCCGGAAGGCGGCTCCCGCGCCGTGATCACCCTGGACGGCAAGTTCCTGCCCCTGCGTCCCTTCTGA
- a CDS encoding DUF2790 domain-containing protein, translated as MKKILFAAALCAGIAAQAQAADEAVPYRYGMDLDIAHLVSVTPIADVCGVVPAQMTYLDSEGTTHTVNYMVFGTGCAG; from the coding sequence ATGAAAAAAATTCTGTTCGCCGCCGCCTTGTGCGCCGGCATCGCCGCCCAGGCCCAAGCCGCCGATGAAGCCGTGCCCTACCGCTACGGCATGGACCTGGACATCGCCCATCTCGTGAGCGTCACCCCTATCGCCGACGTGTGCGGCGTGGTGCCCGCCCAGATGACCTACCTGGACTCCGAAGGCACCACCCATACCGTGAACTACATGGTCTTCGGCACCGGCTGCGCCGGTTGA
- a CDS encoding carbonic anhydrase, with product MKALIDGFLKFRKEAFPQRTKLFKHLATTQNPGTLFITCSDSRVVPELLTQQEPGELFVIRNAGNIVPSYSPHPGGVSATVEYAVAVLGVTDIVICGHSDCGAMTAVAQCKCMNHLPAVGGWLQHAESAKVINESHSHASESAKVASMVRENVIAQLANIQTHPSVRLALEKGLLNLHGWVYDIETGSIDALDTSSRTFVPLAEHPNTRALFGNTVAAA from the coding sequence ATGAAAGCGCTCATCGATGGATTCCTGAAGTTCCGCAAGGAAGCCTTCCCGCAACGCACCAAGCTGTTCAAGCACCTGGCCACCACGCAAAACCCGGGCACCCTGTTCATCACCTGCTCCGACAGCCGCGTAGTGCCGGAACTGCTGACCCAGCAGGAGCCTGGCGAGCTGTTCGTGATCCGCAATGCGGGCAACATCGTGCCCTCCTACAGCCCGCATCCGGGTGGCGTCTCGGCCACCGTCGAATACGCCGTCGCCGTGCTGGGCGTGACCGACATCGTGATCTGCGGCCACTCGGACTGCGGCGCCATGACAGCGGTGGCCCAGTGCAAATGCATGAACCACCTGCCCGCCGTGGGCGGCTGGCTGCAGCACGCCGAGTCGGCGAAGGTCATCAACGAATCGCACTCGCATGCCAGCGAGTCGGCGAAAGTCGCCTCGATGGTCCGTGAAAACGTGATCGCACAACTGGCGAACATCCAGACGCATCCGAGCGTGCGCCTGGCCCTGGAGAAAGGCCTGCTGAACCTGCATGGCTGGGTGTACGACATCGAGACCGGCTCGATCGACGCACTCGACACCAGCAGCCGTACCTTCGTCCCGCTGGCAGAGCACCCGAACACTCGCGCGCTCTTCGGCAACACGGTGGCGGCTGCGTGA
- a CDS encoding DUF3313 domain-containing protein encodes MSRFNGTLVGVIFSSLLLGACTSQVTEKEQYSGFLPDYSKLQEATSPSGHPVMRWIDPSFQPRTYSTVVFDSLLFYPAPKPDERVNRKTLQDLQQYASDSARETIALRYKVVPNRQSIPAGQRAMQMRAAITGVSASNEGMKWYEVVPIAAVVGATGAAAGYRDQNTELYIEAAINDAATGKPLAYVVRKVFGKTLENNKEEITADDFKQAIKEVNSDLSIMLNR; translated from the coding sequence GTGAGCAGATTCAACGGAACGCTCGTCGGCGTCATCTTCAGCAGCCTGCTGCTCGGCGCCTGTACCTCGCAAGTGACGGAGAAGGAACAGTATTCCGGCTTCCTGCCGGACTACTCGAAGCTCCAGGAGGCGACCTCGCCCAGCGGCCACCCGGTGATGCGCTGGATCGACCCGAGCTTCCAGCCGCGTACCTACAGCACTGTCGTGTTCGACTCGCTGCTGTTCTACCCCGCGCCCAAGCCGGACGAGCGGGTCAATCGCAAGACCCTGCAAGACCTGCAGCAATACGCCAGCGACTCCGCGAGGGAAACCATCGCGCTGCGCTACAAGGTGGTGCCCAACCGGCAGTCGATCCCCGCCGGGCAGCGCGCCATGCAAATGCGGGCGGCGATCACCGGCGTCAGCGCCTCCAACGAAGGCATGAAATGGTACGAGGTGGTCCCCATCGCCGCGGTGGTCGGCGCCACCGGGGCGGCCGCCGGGTATCGCGATCAGAACACCGAGCTTTATATCGAAGCCGCCATCAATGACGCCGCGACGGGCAAGCCCTTGGCCTACGTGGTGCGCAAAGTCTTCGGCAAGACCCTGGAAAACAACAAGGAGGAGATCACCGCCGACGACTTCAAGCAGGCGATCAAGGAAGTGAACAGCGACCTGAGCATCATGCTCAACCGGTAG